In Pseudomonas rhizosphaerae, one DNA window encodes the following:
- a CDS encoding glycosyltransferase, translating to MVDTRQQHSTILIDGYSYLEVFSGEEKRPKEGTTIVTVTYGDRLGYLEQLVADALSFAEIDEVLIVSNAATAPVDELAERWPGRVRVIQLAENSGSANGYAVGIEAALANGAEYIWMMDDDNTPTPAAVQLLHAELKRLEGVHGSNQVAVLGFRPGQQEDIAQGVPLRFATQRPSSYFGFHVAQIPYKLWRRRPWGKRGSKPAAMLSLPFAPYGGMLGHRSLYESIGVPRRELVLYVDDTEYTRRITANGGHLYLLTDAVIDELEDSWNNKANTRNIYESFLLGNSDFRAYYSARNQAWFDKHVWLASPLMYRLNRKIFNSLLTYFARRRNAQDRLALLQRAIHDGENSKLGMSSTFPLR from the coding sequence ATGGTCGATACACGTCAACAACATTCGACAATCCTGATTGACGGCTACTCCTACCTCGAGGTGTTCTCGGGGGAGGAAAAGCGCCCTAAAGAAGGAACGACCATCGTCACGGTGACCTATGGCGATCGCCTGGGCTATCTGGAGCAACTGGTTGCCGATGCCTTGAGCTTCGCTGAAATCGATGAGGTGTTGATCGTCAGCAATGCTGCAACCGCCCCTGTGGATGAATTGGCCGAGCGCTGGCCTGGCCGCGTGCGGGTGATCCAGCTGGCGGAAAACAGCGGTTCGGCCAATGGTTATGCAGTGGGCATAGAAGCCGCGCTGGCCAATGGTGCCGAGTACATCTGGATGATGGACGACGACAACACCCCGACGCCGGCTGCCGTGCAGTTGCTGCACGCTGAACTCAAGCGCTTGGAAGGCGTGCACGGCAGCAACCAGGTGGCGGTACTGGGTTTCCGCCCGGGCCAGCAGGAAGACATCGCCCAGGGCGTGCCCCTGCGTTTCGCCACGCAGCGGCCTTCGAGCTACTTCGGTTTCCATGTAGCGCAGATCCCCTACAAGCTGTGGCGTCGTCGCCCCTGGGGCAAGCGCGGCAGCAAACCGGCCGCCATGCTCAGCCTGCCGTTTGCGCCCTACGGCGGCATGCTCGGCCACCGCAGCCTGTACGAAAGCATCGGCGTGCCGCGTCGCGAGCTGGTGCTGTATGTAGACGACACCGAGTACACCCGGCGCATTACCGCCAACGGTGGTCACCTCTACCTACTGACCGACGCGGTGATCGACGAGCTGGAAGATTCCTGGAACAACAAGGCCAACACTCGCAACATCTACGAGTCGTTCCTGCTGGGCAATTCGGACTTTCGCGCCTACTACTCGGCGCGCAACCAGGCCTGGTTCGACAAGCATGTATGGCTGGCCTCGCCGTTGATGTACCGCCTCAACCGCAAGATCTTCAATTCACTACTGACTTATTTCGCTCGCCGTCGCAATGCCCAGGATCGCTTGGCGCTGCTGCAGCGAGCCATTCACGACGGCGAGAACTCGAAGCTGGGCATGAGTTCGACGTTCCCGCTGCGCTGA
- a CDS encoding NAD(P)-dependent oxidoreductase, producing the protein MIARALVLLLAKHYKDVQVTRVLTRRPVRELANFPLDGVLTNSLDDLIDHSDLVIECSGDVCHGTVVIERAFSAGLRVITVNAELQVTTGSYLAGQGFLTEAEGDQPGSLAALREEAIMMGFEPLVYGNMKGYLNHNPTHEDMAYWSSRQGISIEQTTSFTDGTKVQIEQALVANGFGATITRQGMEGLPSTNLDESAAILGALADGLGQSIVDYVIPSGYAAGGVFLVGRHDRVQSQALQYLKLGAGPYYALLRPFHLCSLEVGKTLRRVLNGGGILLNNSTNPTVGVAAIAKHAMPAGERISRGIGGFQLRGESVIIDRHEDHVPIGLMSHAIMKRAVEPGQMITFDDVDLQPSRALDIVLQQRKGTRILVDDLSLVTGRSAAQPLFTGVEAVLA; encoded by the coding sequence ATGATTGCACGCGCGCTGGTATTGCTTCTGGCCAAGCATTACAAGGACGTACAGGTGACGCGGGTACTGACCCGTCGCCCGGTGCGGGAGTTGGCGAATTTTCCGTTGGACGGCGTCCTGACCAACTCGCTCGATGACTTGATCGACCACAGCGACCTGGTAATCGAGTGCAGCGGCGACGTGTGTCACGGTACCGTGGTGATCGAGCGTGCCTTCAGCGCCGGTCTGCGCGTGATCACCGTCAACGCCGAACTGCAGGTGACCACCGGTTCGTACCTGGCAGGCCAGGGCTTCCTCACCGAAGCCGAAGGCGATCAGCCAGGCTCCCTGGCCGCGCTGCGTGAAGAAGCCATCATGATGGGCTTCGAGCCGCTGGTGTACGGCAACATGAAGGGTTACCTGAACCATAACCCTACCCACGAGGACATGGCCTACTGGTCGTCCCGTCAGGGTATCAGCATCGAGCAGACCACCTCTTTCACCGACGGCACCAAGGTGCAGATCGAACAGGCTCTGGTCGCCAACGGTTTCGGCGCGACCATCACCCGCCAAGGTATGGAAGGCTTGCCGTCGACCAACCTGGACGAAAGCGCAGCCATATTGGGCGCCCTCGCCGACGGCCTCGGCCAGTCGATCGTCGACTACGTGATCCCCAGTGGCTATGCCGCCGGCGGCGTGTTCCTGGTCGGTCGCCACGACCGCGTGCAGAGCCAGGCCCTGCAGTACCTGAAACTGGGCGCTGGTCCCTACTACGCACTGCTGCGCCCTTTCCACCTGTGTTCGCTGGAAGTGGGCAAGACTCTGCGTCGCGTGCTCAACGGTGGCGGCATCCTGCTGAACAACTCGACCAACCCCACCGTGGGCGTGGCGGCCATCGCCAAGCATGCGATGCCGGCAGGCGAGCGGATCAGCCGTGGTATCGGCGGCTTCCAGCTGCGCGGCGAGAGTGTGATCATCGACCGTCACGAGGACCACGTTCCGATCGGTCTGATGAGCCATGCCATCATGAAGCGCGCCGTGGAACCGGGCCAGATGATCACCTTCGACGACGTCGACCTGCAACCTAGCCGCGCGCTGGACATCGTCCTGCAGCAACGCAAGGGTACCCGCATCCTGGTCGACGACCTGTCCCTGGTGACCGGCCGCTCCGCTGCACAGCCGTTGTTCACGGGTGTGGAAGCCGTTCTGGCCTGA
- a CDS encoding 3-methyl-2-oxobutanoate dehydrogenase (2-methylpropanoyl-transferring) subunit alpha has product MNDYLPLRLHVPEPSGRPGCKTDFSYLQLSAAGAVRKPAVDVDPQATADLAASLVRVLDEQGHAQGPWAEDIPAQVLHDGLRAMLTTRIYDTRMVTAQRQKKMSFYIQSLGEEAIGSAHALALRGDDMCFPTYRQQSILMARKLPLVDMICQLFSNEKDPLKGRQLPVMYSYKDEGFFSISGNLATQFVQAVGWAMASAIQGDTRIASAWIGDGSTAEADFHTALTFAHVYRAPVILNVVNNQWAISSFQGIAGGEATTFAGRGVGCGIASLRVDGNDFLAVFAASRWAAERARRNHGPTLIEWVTYRAGPHSTSDDPSKYRPADDGQHFPLGDPIARLKQHLIVSGVWSEEQHAALESEIEAQVIAALKAAEQFGTLVSGRVASAATIFEDVYKDMPEHLRRQRQQMGA; this is encoded by the coding sequence GTGAATGACTATCTTCCCCTCAGGCTTCATGTGCCTGAACCCAGCGGCCGTCCCGGCTGCAAGACCGATTTTTCCTACCTGCAACTCAGTGCTGCGGGCGCGGTACGCAAGCCTGCCGTCGACGTCGACCCCCAGGCCACCGCCGACCTGGCGGCCAGCCTGGTGCGGGTGCTCGACGAACAGGGTCACGCACAGGGCCCATGGGCCGAGGACATTCCCGCGCAGGTGTTGCACGACGGCCTGCGCGCCATGCTGACCACGCGCATCTACGACACGCGGATGGTCACCGCCCAGCGCCAGAAGAAAATGTCCTTCTATATACAGAGCCTGGGCGAGGAGGCTATCGGCAGCGCCCATGCCCTGGCGCTGCGCGGCGACGACATGTGCTTCCCCACCTACCGCCAGCAAAGCATCCTGATGGCGCGCAAGCTGCCGCTGGTCGACATGATCTGCCAGCTGTTCTCCAACGAGAAGGACCCGCTCAAGGGCCGCCAGCTGCCGGTCATGTACTCCTACAAGGACGAAGGCTTCTTCAGCATCTCCGGCAACCTGGCGACCCAGTTCGTGCAGGCGGTGGGCTGGGCCATGGCCTCGGCCATCCAGGGCGACACGCGCATCGCATCGGCCTGGATCGGGGACGGCTCCACCGCCGAGGCCGACTTCCATACCGCACTGACCTTCGCCCACGTGTACCGCGCGCCGGTGATTCTCAACGTGGTCAACAACCAGTGGGCAATCTCGTCCTTCCAGGGGATCGCCGGTGGTGAAGCGACCACGTTCGCCGGGCGCGGGGTGGGCTGCGGGATCGCCTCGCTGCGCGTCGACGGCAACGATTTTCTGGCCGTGTTCGCCGCCTCGCGCTGGGCCGCCGAGCGCGCCCGGCGCAACCACGGCCCGACCCTGATCGAGTGGGTCACCTACCGCGCCGGCCCGCACTCGACCTCCGACGATCCGTCCAAGTACCGCCCTGCCGACGACGGCCAGCACTTTCCGCTGGGCGATCCGATCGCGCGCCTCAAGCAGCACCTGATCGTCAGCGGCGTGTGGAGCGAGGAGCAGCACGCTGCCCTGGAAAGCGAGATCGAAGCCCAGGTCATTGCCGCACTCAAGGCTGCCGAGCAATTCGGCACGCTGGTCAGCGGTCGGGTCGCCAGCGCCGCGACCATTTTCGAAGACGTCTACAAGGACATGCCCGAGCACCTGCGTCGGCAACGTCAGCAGATGGGAGCCTGA
- a CDS encoding alpha-ketoacid dehydrogenase subunit beta: MPTETLVENQNSTAIMSMVQAIRSAMDVMLERDPKVVAFGQDIGYFGGVFRCTEGLQAKYGRSRVFDTPISESGIVGIAVGMGAYGLRPVAEIQFADYVYPAYDQLASEAARLRFRSAGQFSAPMTVRMPCGGGIYGGQTHSQSPEAIFTQVCGLRTVMPSNPYDAKGLLIAAIENDDPVIFLEPKRLYNGPFDGHHDRPVTPWSKHAASAVPEGYYTVPLDSAAIVRPGSDVTVLTYGTTVYVAVTAAEETGIDAEVIDLRSLWPLDLDTIVESVKKTGRCVVVHEATRTCGFGAELVALVQEHCFHHLEAPIERVTGWDTPYPHAQEWAYFPGPTRVGAALHRVMEV, translated from the coding sequence ATGCCTACAGAAACATTGGTCGAGAACCAGAACAGCACGGCCATCATGAGCATGGTGCAGGCCATCCGGTCAGCCATGGACGTCATGCTCGAACGCGACCCGAAGGTGGTCGCCTTCGGCCAGGACATTGGCTACTTCGGCGGGGTGTTCCGCTGCACCGAAGGGCTGCAAGCCAAGTACGGCCGCTCGCGGGTGTTCGATACGCCCATTTCCGAAAGCGGCATCGTCGGCATCGCCGTCGGCATGGGTGCCTACGGCTTGCGCCCGGTGGCGGAAATCCAGTTCGCCGACTACGTCTACCCGGCCTATGACCAACTGGCATCGGAAGCCGCCCGACTGCGCTTTCGCTCGGCCGGACAGTTCAGCGCACCGATGACCGTACGCATGCCCTGCGGTGGCGGGATCTACGGTGGACAGACACACAGCCAGAGCCCCGAGGCCATCTTCACCCAGGTCTGCGGCCTGCGCACGGTGATGCCGTCCAACCCCTACGACGCCAAGGGCCTGTTGATCGCCGCCATCGAAAACGATGATCCCGTGATATTCCTGGAGCCCAAGCGCCTTTACAACGGCCCCTTCGACGGTCATCACGACCGGCCGGTGACGCCGTGGTCCAAGCATGCGGCCAGCGCCGTGCCCGAGGGCTACTACACCGTACCGCTGGACAGCGCCGCCATCGTGCGGCCAGGCAGTGACGTTACCGTGCTCACCTACGGCACCACCGTCTACGTGGCGGTCACCGCCGCCGAGGAAACCGGGATCGATGCCGAGGTGATCGACCTGCGCAGCCTGTGGCCGCTGGACCTGGACACCATCGTCGAATCGGTGAAGAAGACCGGGCGCTGTGTGGTGGTCCATGAAGCGACGCGCACCTGTGGCTTCGGCGCCGAATTGGTGGCGCTGGTGCAGGAGCACTGTTTCCACCATCTGGAGGCGCCCATCGAGCGCGTCACCGGCTGGGATACACCCTACCCGCATGCCCAGGAATGGGCGTACTTCCCTGGCCCGACGCGTGTCGGCGCTGCCTTGCACCGTGTGATGGAGGTCTGA
- a CDS encoding dihydrolipoamide acetyltransferase family protein encodes MGTHVIRMPDIGEGIAQVELVEWFVKVGDVVSEDQVLADVMTDKATVEIPSAVAGTVVALGGMPGEVMAVGAELIRIEVQGTGNHHAAETPVTVDDVDDVDDVASVPSAPSVNAPAKSAPVATAAVHASTSDAGTRPLASPAVRQRARDEGIDLAALRGTGPSGRIRHADLDAFLSGSRTPQAATMGTPRIDEERIPVIGLRRKIAQRMQEATRQVAHFSYVEEIDVTALLSLRADLNAQFGESRGKLTLLPLLIRALVVALREFPQINAHYDDQQQVVTRYGAVHMGVATQSDNGLMVPVLRHAEAADLWFTAGEINRLAHAARTGKAARNELSGSTITLTSLGALGGIASTPVINRPEVAIVGVNRVVERPMVVNGQIVIRQMMNLSSSFDHRVVDGMDAARFIQAVKRLLEQPAMLFV; translated from the coding sequence ATGGGCACGCATGTGATTCGTATGCCGGACATCGGCGAAGGCATTGCGCAGGTGGAGCTGGTGGAGTGGTTCGTCAAGGTCGGTGATGTCGTCAGTGAAGACCAGGTCCTGGCCGATGTGATGACCGACAAAGCCACGGTTGAGATTCCAAGCGCCGTGGCCGGCACTGTGGTCGCCCTGGGCGGCATGCCGGGTGAGGTGATGGCGGTGGGTGCGGAGCTGATCCGCATCGAAGTGCAAGGCACCGGCAATCATCATGCTGCCGAAACGCCGGTGACGGTGGACGACGTCGACGACGTCGACGACGTTGCGAGCGTGCCCTCGGCGCCTTCGGTCAACGCCCCAGCGAAATCCGCACCGGTGGCGACAGCCGCGGTGCACGCGTCGACGAGTGACGCCGGCACGCGCCCATTGGCCTCGCCGGCCGTGCGCCAACGGGCACGGGACGAAGGCATCGACCTGGCCGCGCTGCGTGGCACCGGCCCGAGCGGGCGCATCCGTCATGCCGACCTGGACGCTTTCCTCAGCGGCAGCCGCACGCCACAGGCGGCGACCATGGGCACGCCGCGTATCGACGAGGAACGCATCCCGGTCATCGGCCTGCGTCGCAAGATTGCCCAACGCATGCAGGAAGCCACGCGGCAGGTCGCCCATTTCAGCTATGTGGAAGAAATCGACGTCACTGCCCTGCTGTCGCTGCGCGCTGACCTCAATGCCCAGTTCGGCGAGAGCCGAGGCAAACTTACGCTGCTGCCCTTGCTGATCCGTGCGCTGGTGGTGGCGCTGCGCGAGTTCCCGCAGATCAACGCTCACTACGACGATCAACAGCAGGTGGTGACTCGCTACGGTGCCGTGCACATGGGGGTTGCGACCCAGAGCGACAACGGCTTGATGGTGCCAGTGCTGCGCCATGCCGAAGCGGCTGACCTGTGGTTCACGGCAGGTGAGATCAACCGCCTGGCGCACGCTGCACGCACCGGCAAGGCGGCGCGCAACGAGCTGTCGGGTTCGACCATCACCTTGACCAGCCTGGGCGCGCTGGGCGGCATCGCCTCCACGCCAGTGATCAACCGCCCCGAGGTCGCCATCGTTGGCGTCAACCGCGTGGTCGAACGGCCGATGGTGGTCAACGGGCAGATCGTGATTCGACAGATGATGAACCTCTCCAGCTCGTTCGATCACCGCGTGGTCGACGGCATGGACGCGGCGCGCTTCATCCAGGCGGTCAAGCGCCTGCTGGAGCAACCGGCGATGCTTTTCGTCTGA